AACTGCAACTGTAACTGAAACTTCAAATGTATGTAACTGTAACAAAACATGTACTGAAATCTTCTAaccgaagataaagtcaataaagtttgtACTGTATTTGACTAAAAATGAGCTTTAATACAGCGTCCTTATTTAAAAAAGTCGGTGACTTTGGTTTGAGTGGCAGCATTCAGTCTTTGGGCCAACCAGGTCGACTGAACTTTGGATAAGACCCTGGAAAGGTTGTTTGCCATGTCTGTGAGATTTTCATCGGTGAGGTATTCGGTGCTGTCTTCGAGCATTGACATGGCCTCTTTCATCGATTTGATTTTAACTTCTTTTGGCTGAGCAGTTATtgtaaaatggggttgacagGCCTACACGACTCCCCAGCGCGTGTTTAAAATAGCCTTTTTATAGTTTGGCTCTCACAAGTATGTCTTTGAGCGACCGCCCTCTTTTATAAGATACGAGGGGCGGTTTTTTGTAGATTTCGCTCGATAATGGTTGTTGTTCTATTAAATGCCAGTTTTTCATGAGAATTTGCTTTAGGTTTGGCACTGATGGTTGGTATTATGTGACAAAAGGCAAGATTCGTTGGTTTGTCTTTAGTTTCTGTTGAAGGGCTAGTTTCCTGTCTTTGAAGTTCTCCTCTGAGAGGGTTGTGTTAATAAGATCCTCTGGGTAACCCCTCTGTAGCAGATGcgctttgaaatttgtaattttctcttcGAATATGAGTTTGGAAGAGTTTGTTCTGAGGAGTCGGAGGGCTTCCCCTTTAATGAAGCCTTTTTTAACTCCTTGCGGGTGACAGGAAGCAAAATGGGTATACTGAAATGTCTCAGTTGGTTTGAAATGAGTACGCACATCAAGGATTGCGTCTCTTTCGAATCTTTCCCCTTTGTAGATGTAGGTGTCCAGGAATGTTGTTTCCTTATCGGAAATTTCAGCCGTAAATTTGATCGTAGGGTGGTGATTGTTTGGTTGTTCAATGAAGTGTTCTATTCTGTCTCTGTTTGTAGTCCAGAGCGAGATGTCGTCTATGTAACGTTTCCAAACAAGCGGTTTAAAAAGGCTTTGGCTAAGGATTTCCATCTCTACCTTGTTCATAAATATATTAGAAAAGGCGActgccattttcgtgcccatggCCGTACCATGTGTTTGAAGGTAGTTTtttccattaaactggaaagaattttcttgtaGAATTAGCCTGAGCGCTCGTTTTAGTAGTTGTGTAGGGATAGGAGGTTCGTTTCTATAGAATATTTCGTATGCTCTGCATACCGTGTCTATTCCCTCCTCTTGTGGTATATTTGTATACAAGCTCGtaacgtccattgaaacaagtATGACGTCCGCTGGGACTTTCGTATTTTCTATGAAATTGACGAAGTCGGTagtatctttaagatacgacTTTTGTTGTTGTGCTATCGGCTGAAGGAGTTTGTCGACAAATGATGATAATTTCTCTGTTGGGCCATCACACCCTGATACTATCGGTCTGCCGACCGGGGACGGCTTGTGTATCTTCGTGAGGGTGTAAAATTCTGGAATTCGAGGCGGATTTGGTGTTTGACAAAGCCATTTTTTAGTCATGTCGTCTATGTGATCTCCGTTGTGGATGTCTGTAATAAGTTGTTTAACTTTATGGTTTGTCTCAGTGACCATGGGTGATGCAAGAGGCCTGTAGTTGTCTTTGTTGTCTAGTAGAGTTTGGccttctttaattttgtcttgTGTGTTCATGACTACGGTTGTTGTTCCTTTATCAGCCTTTTTAAGATTTATTTCAGTGTCACGTTTTAGGGCTCTGAGAGCCTCACGTTCGGCCGGAGGCAGATTGTTTTTTGGCTGCAAGGTCGCTCTTAACCTCTTCTAGGTAACTTTTAAGGGCTACTGATCGTTGTATTGGTGGTTCCCATGCAGATTTGACATGGTAAGGATGGGGTTCGTTGTTTTCCCCTCGAATATGTACATAAGACGCATTCTTCTTGCAAACTGATCAAAGTCACGCAAGAGTTGTTGCctgatttgtgtttgttttgtaaCGGGTGTTGGAATGAATTTAAGCCCTTTTGCCAGTAAATTAATCTGGTCATTTGTAAGTTCTTTGTTTGAGAGgttttttatgtgttttttgtTCGCCTCTATTGTGATAGTTGAACGTTTCTGGCGTCTGACCTTTCTGCGCTCTTTGCGCTTATTAGTTGCTAGCCGTTtggcttttaaaatttgttttttggccCCATGTTTGTGGTGGGAGTCAGAGAATACACATGTGTACTTTTGAACTTCTTTATTTTCAATGGCTCCTAGTTGTTGCATCATATTGCCGAACTGGGCGATTTGTGCCTGGAGGTTAACAGCAATTTGCTTTACTGTCTCGATCGTTACATTGTTTTCAGCTTGCGCTGCGCGCTGGTTCGATCGTACTACAGTTCTTAGTGTTCAGTGCTATAGCCGGTGCGGCTCGCTTTCCTTTCTTGGCTTCGGCCTTAACACGGCCGATTTCTCGTTGATGGAATCGTATAATCGCATTGAGTGTTTCTTGCTCCGCGTTCTTGCGGATTTGTTTTATCTCTCTCTTGAAGTCCTCGTCCGCTGTTATTTTCGCCCTCGCCCTATATTGTAGGGTTTCTGGGCAGGTTCCCTTGTCCGTGTGCCTTTTTAGGGCTTTTATCGCACCTAGTCAAATTTTGCCACTGCTTTATTAATAAAATTGCATTAACATGCCAAAATATGTCACTACATTTGTCTGCACAAACTACGCGGTCGAAAATGGTAGTTAAGGACAGAacagtgtccgtaaagcggggttgacAATCTATGAGAGTTTGTCATTcgggacacagaaaagtgtccgttgtccgtattaacgggtgtccgtattaagcaggttattttttaaagaaatgtatgagcTTTTGGTCGGGGAATgccaaactgtccgtaataacggggtgtccgtattaacggggtgtgcgtattaacggggtgtccgtagagcggggttccactgtatataacTATTTTGGTCAATTTAGATTCTGTCATTGTTTTTCTCAGTGATGACGAGctgattttctttttgctgtttAACACCATGATTTTTCAAGCCTGAAATACGTTTTGAACCCGCTGGAAGCTTCCAACGTTtcaaatttgccttttttggCAACTCAGCCGCAGTTTTGACACGTTAGTTTGAGGTAGTTTTTCTTCTTGGTGAGAAGTGACCTgcattagcctcgctttcgcgcaaaaaCAAGCACTCGTCCTACGTTGCCCAGGAATGAGGGGAATACGAAACTCACCTATTAAAGTCCTACTGCTTTTTATTAATAACTATTGATATTCTGCCTGAATTGTGAACTGGAAATTTCCACCAATAAATAACagtatattattttttgtttccgaAATTATAACGACcgacaaaataacaaaatatgtaCACCATATTCCAAATTGGCAGGTATTCTTTTGTCTTATAATATGTTAATTGGcccttagggaaagttcatttaatatgacaaggggggggataaagatattgagggggggctccgaaaatttttagacacttgaagggggggctctgaaaaaattgttgcgctaggagggggggctccgaaaatttgtatacttcaaaaccaacacatgacatcatcatacagatcggatggttttcaactcaacaatttaatgacctgtgcaactcagctatatcacgtggtctacagatataacaaatgtagtctcagtaattattacactcttgttcatcccaaaaatgctttagaaaattatatcacaactgtatctcaagtttgtcatagtataaaccattgaagacaataacggtaaatatatttaatacagtctagcgatcttttttcaggggagcaaaggaattgaaggaggaggggggggggctctgaaattttttcgactaccaaggagggggctcctaaaaaattgaaccgctagcgaggggggctgctaaaatttcaagcttcgagttttttaatatcttcatccccccccttgtcatattaaatgaactttcccttaatgggaggaaaaaaattcgtgcaaaGCTTgtgcttcagaaaaaaaaaatcctgcagacAAGTGGgcttaaaaaaagtttcatgcACCGAATAtttttcaccccccccccccctccagttatttctaatggtccgtcccttagcaAAAACGTTACATAAAAGCATACAAGACAATTGTTATCCCATAACTGTGAGCAGGGGGGTTGTGGAAATGGCATTGATAGAGGTGATTCTTTCCTCTTGAGAGCCAATAAGAAAATCCTGGCTAGGCCCTTGGTTTCAGTttcacaacaataacaaaacaacagcaaactTTAGTAACAAACATTGTACATTGTTAGAGATGCGTTATTGCAAAATCCCCGCGAAGCCTTAAATCATCAGCAGTGAGAGTAAAGGGAAACAGgccaaataaacaaaaatgatcaaaaaactaaaacaaaaaaaataacaaagttgaAGGCCGTTTATCCTTTCAAGGATCCAGGTCAGCAGTGAGAGTAAAGGGAAACAAGCCAAAGGAAACTGTCTgaatacgtgtggacggggcatAGGAAGCCCCTGTTATGAgccatatttattttttttgtcttttacatATGACTACAAGAAAGGTTTTTTAGTTTATCACTTCCTAACTGTCATATAATCATCTATATGACAACAGACTATCCTTTTTTGGGATAAGGGTAAAAAGTAAATGAATGGATTTATACCAGGAGAATGGCTTTGTCTGAGTTTCTAGGCTTTAACCCATCCCAGTTTTGAATAGGACAtctttttgaaatgtttttcaatcaTTCCATACCGCTAAGATTGCATGGGTATTGATGGAACAGGTATAgcgttcagtttttttctgctTGGGTGATGGAGATGCTTGCGGCCGCAAAAGGAATCATGGCCAAAAAAGAGGAATCAAAACTTTAGAGTTCGAATGACAGAAAAAACGGAATAATGCCTTTTTTGGACAAGAATATTGCATTGGAAAATTTACAAAGCAGTTCCAAGAAGAAACAACTGATAAAGGAACCTTCCAGTATTCCCTAACATCCCTTAAAGACAAGAGAGGCGATTTTGTAGGTAGGAACCGACATTGGCTGGTTTACTAGTGGTGGATACAGACTGAGTCGGAACTGTAATCAAAAGTGTAGAGCGTTGATCTAGGTAGAACAGCTAGGTCTTGAAAACCGAAAATGTTATTTTGCCTGAAATATGGCTTCAATGCCCCGTTCACAATGCATGTCGTCTTCGTCCTTCCTGATGCGTATGCTTTGCCGATTTTAGAGTCGGGAAATATATCCTTGAACAGCGAGTTAAATGTATCCACTGCTGGCCATCTTTACTTCGGCCGAAGTtacctttgaaagaaaaaaccatGCATTTAGTCGGTTAACACACTAGGTACTATGTTTTATTGCCCCATCGCAGATCTGTGCAGTCTAATTCAAAATGAAAGGGCAAGGTAAAACGGGACAACAAACGTGCATAAATCGTGAATGAGATAGTACATGTACAGATATAGGCACAGCTGCGGTACCTTATCAATGTCATTTTGGGTAGAGGCACAGGTCTGGAACAGAGTGGGTTGTTTTTGTAGCTGTTTAGCGTTATTTTGATGTGCCTTGGTCTCCAAGTGGTCCTTTACATCCTTGATCCCTTGTTTTGCACAGGATAAGGCCCGGTTGCATGCTGTGCAATGAGACTTGGAACACACACCCTTTTAGATGATGCAAATGTGGAGCCACCCCTCGCCTTTAATCATGCTTCGCATATGCATGTAGACAGGGCAtgttattaagttttttttgcttGCCACGCATACTATTTATTTGAAAGCGGCTTTTGATCAAATTTATAACTCTGCAGTTTGTGTCGCTTTGATTGGTAAAGGCTGTTAAATTATATTGACGGAGAACTCAGAAGTTTTGGTAgacaaagtttttattttttccacaaacaTCATGCAAAAAAATTTAGTTGCCAGTTGTTGTCGCGTTTCCTCACAGCTTCCTTCCGCATAAACAATAAGAAGAAGTGCAGAACTGAGTCTAGTTTAGGTGCTCTATCAAAGCTGGGTTTGAGTAATAATGCGTTTGAGTGAGTTTGCAGCCTGCATAGATCTTATcatggttttggaagccatcttaaTGGAAGGGCAAACACGTCTGAAATAACAGTGTTTATATGGAAATCTGATTTTAAATAATATTCATAAAATTTCGCTTCTGAAGGATTCATGAATTGGAAACTTTAGGCACTAGAAAAAGGATTTTAAGGACCAATTTTAAGGGATGTAGCTGTCCTAGAAAGCTTCCTGTAGTCTTTGGAACAGAACATTTCATACATTTCTCTAATTATTTTCCCGCGAACTATTTTTAGCAATTCTCTAATCTCGGCTGGTTTGTGGGAAAAACTTATAGAGACAATCTGTatggaaatttcaaaatgcgaCCGCAAGCTTTCCAGCACAGCATAATTCCCCAATTTGTTTCTGTTAAGTCCATAAAGTTTCCAATTCATGAATTTTTCAGAAGTGAAGTGTTTGCTTACCCATAAAGATGGCTTAAACCGTGATAAGGTCTATAAGTGACTTGCAGCTCTTTCAAAGCGCTTGAATATCAATAAACACCCACAAAAGTTAAGTAGCTTACCTCCTGTGTTTACAGGTGGCTGAACTGGGACGTCAACAAGAGGAGTAATCtccttatttttcagtttctgCATAGCCAGTGTCTTCACGCCCTCAAAACCCAAGGGTAGGGCGCCTAAAAAATTTCTTTGCAGAGAACGGAAATCCGTGGCCGTCTTGATTATTCTCTTCGACTGATAACAGTGTGCAAAAACCGCGCCAACTTTCTATCATGTATTGTGCAACTTGCTCTGTTTTTATGTTTTCCGATCGAGAACAGCTCAAATAAGGGCACTAACTTTActtcttgttttatttccctttctgACATCTCGAAAATAACgaaattgatgaaaaaaaaattggaaaaaggcATGCTAGGTATTTCCCGGGAGATCTGGTGCTCTAACTGGGAGACCGGCagatttgatgaaaaacttggagactcccgggaaaaccgggagagttggcaggtatgcaATATTTGTGCTTTCGTAGGGCATAATTTCAGGTTTTAACATCAGTTTATGCTACTATAAACTTAAGCTATAACAAAATCACGGCACTTGGTGGTTGTGGCAGAATTTCTTACCAGTGTGTGTACAAAATGTTCTGGTTTACACATGTACAATACATAATCATCCTGTACTGCCTTGTTAAGTCTTCAagggttttctttggtttttcctTCCAAGTATCATTAACCTTTTTGGGAAGGGAAGAAATATCTTGCATCATTCTATAGTGGCAAACCTTGGAAGCTGAGTTAATGTAAAGCCCAAGACCACTCTTTGGCTTCCTGTGCGAAAGATGCGGTCCATTGTGCTTACTTTGGATAGTGTAGTTATCTCTTTAGCCACATGCTAATCCTTCGTTAACCAAGTCATAAACGCATATCATTTGCTAAGCTTAGAAAGTTGCTTACCTGGCAAAGCAAAATTTAGGTTAGAGTGTACAAATAGGTGGGTGGAAGTAAAAGAACAGGCCACAAGGATGGCAGAAATTCCTCCATTTTAGCAACCACAAACTGGTCAGCTGCATTTAATGATGAAAACCTAGTACTTACTTACTTTTCCATTGAAAAAATCTTCCGTATCCCATCCTAGTTGATTAAAATGAAGATTTCTGGAATGCTATCTGATGGTGTTTCCGAAAGATGCGTGATGACAACTGGAATTTGAGTGTGGATGGTTTCTGGGATAATGGTTAAAGGCAAGTGGTCAGCACAATACAAGGCTGCAAATAACAGTCGGTCATCGGACAATGGTCTGATAAATTTGACGTTTTGACCGGCGAAATATTAGTCTGGTCTGTCACTCTGACCGGGCACTTTTGATCCAAATTAAACTTTTAATTATCATACTTTCATGACGCTTGTGGCAAAACATTGTTCCATTATTTGGCTAAACACACCCATTGacaatcaaaaaataataatctgcttttgaaaagtaaatcagaattaaatttttgtttaattatacTGGTAAAGAATTCGGCTTAACGTTCTCAGCGACGAATTGCAGACATGCCGGTTCGGGCGCTCCGGTTTCTGTGAAGTCACATTTCTGAAAAACCATCAAGACTCCAAATTTATGAACTTCATTAAACGAAATCCGACTCAGGTTTAATATtcgtattcattttatttcattttgttcctTTGACTAAAAAGACCCATTCAGAGCAATAATCAGTaagttttttttggaatttattgcATTCACGAATCAGTTCCGTTTACATAATGTGTATATAAAGAGGCCCAATGTTGCAGATTTCCAAGACAAAAAGATTATAAAAGATTCCAAAGTATTTTTTAACCTAAACAGCAGTTCAGTGCACTCAGGAGGCTTTGAAATAATTTTGCTTCCAACTAAACAGACAatcatttttgtcaaaacaCAAACGACAAGTAGTCACTCTTCATAGGCACGATTGCATCACCGTTCACTTCTGCTCCAAGTTTGCAGTTTCAATTGTAAACAGTGATAAATCTGCATGATCTAAACGTCTGACTTGGTTTTTTCCCTGCCTAACTGTTTGTTCCATTTGCGCGGGAAAACAGAGAGTGTGAGAGAAAATTGTCGGTGGTCGTGTATGAGTCAATTGTTTGCTTGATCTTATTACTTGGTTGTTTGAGTTTCAGTTCGAGTTCGACAGCAAAAATGGATTTTTTGCCATTACAGATTTAATATCTCTGAAGAAACATCTTGACCAAGGTTTCGGCAAGGAAAAACAAAGCAGTGGGACAGGGCGAAAAGAAGTGCT
The sequence above is a segment of the Porites lutea chromosome 3, jaPorLute2.1, whole genome shotgun sequence genome. Coding sequences within it:
- the LOC140931773 gene encoding uncharacterized protein; this encodes MNTQDKIKEGQTLLDNKDNYRPLASPMVTETNHKVKQLITDIHNGDHIDDMTKKWLCQTPNPPRIPEFYTLTKIHKPSPVGRPIVSGCDGPTEKLSSFVDKLLQPIAQQQKSYLKDTTDFVNFIENTKVPADVILVSMDVTSLYTNIPQEEGIDTVCRAYEIFYRNEPPIPTQLLKRALRLILQENSFQFNGKNYLQTHGTAMGTKMAVAFSNIFMNKVEMEILSQSLFKPLVWKRYIDDISLWTTNRDRIEHFIEQPNNHHPTIKFTAEISDKETTFLDTYIYKGERFERDAILDVRTHFKPTETFQYTHFASCHPQGVKKGFIKGEALRLLRTNSSKLIFEEKITNFKAHLLQRGYPEDLINTTLSEENFKDRKLALQQKLKTNQRILPFVT